A single region of the Solwaraspora sp. WMMD791 genome encodes:
- the eno gene encoding phosphopyruvate hydratase gives MATIEGIVAREILDSRGNPTVEVEIGLDDGTIARAAVPSGASTGAFEAIELRDGDADRYAGKGVEQAVANIEERIVDQLVGFEASEQRLIDQKMLDLDGTADKSGLGANAILGVSLAVAKAAANSAELSLFRYLGGPNAHLLPVPMMNILNGGAHADSNVDVQEFMIAPIGAPTFREALRTGAEVYHKLKAVLKKKGLATGLGDEGGFAPDLPTNAAALDLIAEAVAAAGYQLGTDVVLALDVAATEFYSDGAYVFEGANKSADEMIAYYTKLVGEYPIVSIEDPLAEDDWAGWSAMTAALGDRIQIVGDDLFVTNPERIARGIAEQAANAVLVKVNQIGSLTETFDAVELAHRNGMRCMMSHRSGETEDTTIADLAVATGCGQIKTGAPARSERVAKYNQLLRIEEELADAARYAGAAAFPRYRSA, from the coding sequence GTGGCTACCATCGAGGGAATCGTCGCCAGGGAGATTCTCGATTCGCGCGGCAACCCGACGGTCGAGGTCGAAATCGGGCTCGACGACGGCACCATCGCCCGCGCCGCAGTGCCGTCCGGTGCCTCCACCGGGGCGTTCGAGGCGATCGAGCTGCGCGACGGCGACGCCGACCGGTACGCCGGCAAGGGCGTCGAGCAGGCGGTCGCCAACATCGAGGAGCGCATCGTCGACCAGCTGGTCGGATTCGAGGCCAGCGAGCAGCGGCTGATCGACCAGAAGATGCTCGACCTGGACGGCACCGCCGACAAGTCCGGACTTGGCGCGAACGCCATTCTCGGGGTGTCGCTGGCGGTGGCCAAGGCCGCCGCCAACAGCGCCGAGCTGAGCCTGTTCCGCTACCTCGGTGGCCCGAACGCCCACCTGCTGCCGGTGCCGATGATGAACATCCTCAACGGTGGTGCGCACGCCGACTCCAACGTCGACGTCCAGGAGTTCATGATCGCGCCGATCGGCGCGCCGACCTTCCGTGAGGCGCTGCGTACCGGGGCCGAGGTCTACCACAAGCTCAAGGCGGTGCTGAAGAAGAAGGGCCTGGCCACCGGGCTGGGCGACGAGGGCGGCTTCGCGCCGGACCTGCCGACCAACGCCGCCGCCCTGGACCTGATCGCCGAGGCCGTGGCCGCCGCCGGCTACCAGCTCGGCACCGACGTGGTGCTGGCGCTGGACGTGGCCGCCACCGAGTTCTACTCCGACGGCGCGTACGTCTTCGAGGGCGCGAACAAGTCCGCCGACGAGATGATCGCCTACTACACCAAGCTGGTCGGCGAGTACCCGATCGTGTCCATCGAGGACCCGCTGGCCGAGGACGACTGGGCCGGCTGGTCGGCGATGACCGCCGCGCTCGGCGACAGGATCCAGATCGTCGGTGACGACCTGTTCGTCACCAACCCGGAGCGCATCGCCCGGGGCATCGCCGAGCAGGCCGCCAACGCCGTACTGGTCAAGGTGAACCAGATCGGGTCGCTCACCGAGACCTTCGACGCGGTCGAGCTGGCCCACCGCAACGGCATGCGGTGCATGATGAGCCACCGGTCCGGCGAGACCGAGGACACCACCATCGCCGACCTGGCGGTGGCGACCGGCTGCGGGCAGATCAAGACCGGTGCCCCGGCCCGGTCCGAGCGGGTCGCCAAGTACAACCAGCTGCTGCGCATCGAGGAGGAGCTGGCCGACGCCGCGCGCTACGCCGGGGCGGCCGCCTTCCCGCGCTACCGTTCGGCGTGA
- the nudC gene encoding NAD(+) diphosphatase, protein MPAPSTGDPARRSRRFVPDAGTGGTADPADLCLVVAGRRLLGGAHGPLPSVADLPAETEWVPLGSLDGARVWATGLPSVDERLGDWHSWPALAGRLGEPLAALAGRAMQVITWRRTHRFCGACATELADVPGEHARRCPACELYVPMQLSPAVLTAITRTSTAGRPQLLLVRHTYGPTAIWALVAGFVEAGETLEDAVHREVAEEVGLDVHDVVYFGSQPWAMSGPGVVLAGFTARAATQAEPVVDGREIAEARWFDLDDLPAELPAAYSISRWLIEHQRTGRSDPQ, encoded by the coding sequence GTGCCCGCTCCGTCGACCGGCGACCCGGCCCGGCGTAGCCGCAGGTTCGTGCCGGACGCCGGCACCGGGGGCACCGCCGACCCGGCCGACCTCTGCCTGGTGGTCGCCGGCCGTCGGCTTCTCGGCGGCGCCCACGGCCCGCTGCCCTCGGTGGCCGACCTGCCGGCGGAGACCGAGTGGGTGCCGCTGGGCAGCCTCGACGGCGCCCGGGTCTGGGCCACCGGGCTACCCAGCGTCGACGAGCGGCTCGGCGACTGGCACAGCTGGCCGGCGCTGGCCGGCCGGCTCGGCGAGCCCCTCGCCGCCCTGGCCGGACGGGCGATGCAGGTGATCACCTGGCGGCGTACCCACCGGTTCTGCGGCGCCTGCGCCACCGAGCTGGCCGACGTCCCCGGCGAGCACGCCCGCCGCTGCCCGGCCTGCGAACTGTACGTACCGATGCAGCTCTCCCCCGCCGTGCTGACCGCGATCACCCGCACCTCGACCGCCGGCCGTCCGCAGCTGCTCCTGGTCCGGCACACCTACGGGCCGACCGCGATCTGGGCGCTGGTCGCCGGCTTCGTCGAGGCCGGCGAGACCCTGGAGGACGCGGTGCACCGGGAGGTCGCCGAGGAGGTCGGCCTCGACGTGCACGACGTCGTCTACTTCGGCAGCCAGCCGTGGGCGATGTCCGGCCCCGGCGTGGTGCTCGCCGGCTTCACCGCCCGGGCGGCGACACAGGCCGAACCGGTCGTCGACGGCCGGGAGATCGCCGAAGCCCGCTGGTTCGACCTCGACGACCTGCCGGCCGAGCTGCCGGCGGCGTACTCGATCTCCCGCTGGCTGATCGAACACCAGCGGACCGGACGCTCAGATCCGCAGTAG
- a CDS encoding DUF885 domain-containing protein — MVPFVPLAERIVDALLASDPALAALAGDHRYDDRLPDLSADTVAATATMLLDATNALAEVDADALPAQERVDHAILSAIVDRRLFELTEVRAREWNPLVYNPGPLLHGLIARPFAPAAQRLTSLAGRLGAVPDVLATARETLRGVPAVHAETAAGQFAGTAALVRDQVPALLAAEPGLRGTVEPLATEAAAALDEFAGWLRAGLERDVDRRDPRLGRRLWEAQLWHTLDTELTAADVLDRAWANLERVTGEIRAAAAELTGGPADDDTVRTALGQLAAAHPDDASIVTLAQTAMRETTAFVAAHDLVSLVDDRCVIQEMPEFARGVAVAYCDPPGVLERADVPTFYCIAPTPADWPAERVESFYREYNDHMVRNLTVHEAMPGHFLQLAHARRFLGTTRVRAIGRSGSFVEGWAVYAEELMVDAGFGGLAVRLQQLKMQLRMTLNAILDQLTHCEQLPQAQAMALLTGRGFQEEGEAAGKWRRALLTSTQLSTYFVGYTEVARIAAERPADTPVRQWHDAMLAHGSPPPRHLPALLRI; from the coding sequence ATGGTGCCGTTCGTACCGTTGGCTGAACGTATCGTCGACGCGCTGCTGGCCAGTGACCCCGCACTGGCGGCGCTGGCCGGTGACCACCGCTACGACGACCGGTTGCCGGACCTGTCCGCCGACACGGTCGCCGCCACCGCGACGATGCTGCTGGACGCCACCAACGCGCTCGCCGAGGTCGACGCGGACGCACTGCCCGCCCAGGAACGGGTGGACCACGCGATCCTGTCGGCGATCGTCGACCGGCGGCTGTTCGAGCTGACCGAGGTACGCGCCCGGGAGTGGAACCCGCTGGTCTACAACCCGGGGCCGCTGCTGCACGGCCTGATCGCCCGCCCGTTCGCCCCGGCCGCGCAGCGGCTGACCAGCCTGGCCGGGCGGCTCGGCGCCGTACCGGACGTGCTGGCCACCGCGCGCGAAACGCTGCGCGGCGTGCCGGCCGTCCACGCCGAGACCGCCGCCGGGCAGTTCGCCGGCACCGCCGCGCTGGTCCGCGACCAGGTCCCGGCGCTGCTCGCCGCCGAGCCGGGGTTGCGCGGCACCGTCGAGCCGCTGGCAACCGAGGCGGCGGCCGCGCTCGACGAGTTCGCCGGCTGGCTGCGCGCCGGTCTGGAGCGCGACGTCGACCGGCGCGATCCCCGGCTGGGCCGGCGGCTGTGGGAGGCGCAGCTGTGGCACACCCTGGACACCGAGCTGACCGCCGCCGACGTCCTGGACCGGGCCTGGGCCAACCTGGAGCGGGTGACCGGGGAGATCCGGGCGGCGGCGGCCGAGCTGACCGGCGGGCCGGCCGACGACGACACGGTCCGTACGGCGTTGGGCCAGTTGGCGGCCGCGCACCCCGACGATGCGTCGATCGTGACGTTGGCGCAGACGGCGATGCGGGAGACGACCGCGTTCGTCGCCGCGCACGACCTGGTGTCGCTGGTCGACGACCGGTGCGTGATCCAGGAGATGCCGGAGTTCGCCCGGGGGGTCGCGGTCGCCTACTGCGACCCGCCCGGGGTGCTGGAGCGCGCCGACGTGCCGACGTTCTACTGCATCGCGCCGACCCCGGCGGACTGGCCGGCGGAGCGGGTCGAGTCGTTCTACCGTGAGTACAACGACCACATGGTGCGCAACCTGACCGTGCACGAGGCGATGCCGGGGCATTTCCTGCAGCTGGCGCACGCCCGCCGGTTCCTCGGCACCACCCGGGTCCGGGCGATCGGCCGGTCCGGGTCGTTCGTCGAGGGCTGGGCGGTGTACGCCGAGGAGCTGATGGTCGACGCCGGCTTCGGCGGTCTTGCGGTGCGGCTGCAGCAGCTGAAGATGCAGCTGCGGATGACCCTCAACGCGATCCTGGACCAGTTGACCCACTGCGAGCAGCTGCCGCAGGCCCAGGCGATGGCGCTGCTGACCGGCCGGGGGTTCCAGGAGGAGGGCGAAGCGGCCGGCAAGTGGCGTCGGGCGCTGCTGACCTCCACGCAACTGTCCACGTACTTCGTGGGCTACACCGAGGTGGCGCGGATCGCGGCCGAGCGGCCGGCGGACACCCCGGTGCGGCAGTGGCACGACGCGATGCTGGCGCACGGCTCCCCGCCGCCGCGGCACCTGCCGGCGCTACTGCGGATCTGA
- a CDS encoding branched-chain amino acid transaminase: MSESTRIVWLDGRLWDASKVGLSLWNHSLHYGFGVFEGLRVYARPDGPHVFRLADHVRRLYRSAEHIGLEIPFDPETVTAAHAQVLAANGITEGYLRPIAYLGDGLAGLTDTGVPVHLAVLAWPWRPPATQPTGISLTVSPIRKPSGEAFPLQAKATGSYLASKIAYLRARRLGFDDAVLLDAHGMVSETTAQNLFAVVDGRLLTPPAESCLPGITRATVIDLARHAGITVAAEELPPGRLGDADEVFLTSTAGEVRPVGRIDDHVLGDEGRPGPVTRLLATAYRELVTGSHARPTEEPIHV; the protein is encoded by the coding sequence ATGTCTGAATCGACCAGAATCGTGTGGCTCGACGGTCGGCTATGGGACGCCTCCAAAGTCGGTTTGTCGTTGTGGAACCACTCCCTGCACTACGGGTTCGGTGTCTTCGAAGGGCTACGGGTCTACGCCCGCCCCGACGGGCCACACGTGTTCCGGCTCGCCGACCACGTACGGCGGCTCTACCGCTCGGCCGAGCACATCGGGCTGGAGATCCCCTTCGACCCGGAAACGGTCACCGCCGCGCACGCACAGGTCCTGGCGGCCAACGGCATCACCGAGGGGTACCTGCGCCCGATCGCGTACCTCGGTGACGGGCTGGCCGGGCTCACCGACACCGGCGTCCCGGTCCACCTGGCCGTCCTGGCCTGGCCGTGGCGTCCGCCAGCGACCCAGCCGACCGGCATCAGCCTCACCGTCTCACCCATCCGCAAGCCCTCCGGCGAGGCGTTTCCGCTCCAGGCCAAGGCGACCGGCTCCTACCTGGCTTCGAAGATCGCCTATCTCCGGGCCCGGCGTCTGGGGTTCGACGACGCGGTGCTGCTCGACGCGCACGGCATGGTCTCGGAGACCACCGCGCAGAACCTGTTCGCGGTGGTCGACGGCCGCTTGCTCACCCCGCCAGCCGAGAGCTGCCTGCCCGGGATCACCCGCGCCACCGTGATCGACCTGGCGCGACACGCCGGCATCACCGTCGCGGCAGAGGAACTGCCGCCCGGTCGACTCGGCGACGCCGACGAGGTCTTCCTCACCAGCACCGCCGGCGAGGTACGACCGGTCGGCCGGATCGACGACCACGTACTCGGCGACGAGGGCCGGCCAGGGCCGGTCACCCGGCTGCTCGCCACGGCGTACCGCGAACTGGTGACCGGCAGTCACGCCCGACCGACGGAGGAACCGATCCATGTCTGA
- a CDS encoding 2OG-Fe dioxygenase family protein, protein MEKTTTRLVEITRPDVDLAELQRTFDGIPRDPYLKVGVRHRTQSRFRYEPDRLVLLDRVDLYQSSDINPLEQYGGIVRTYPDMPAWVQTSPAFRAFIDHWLSLVPVPVTEFSAHQIRTVGDGSPVPEGRHRDGYEYVAVFVAKRHGITDDCARTTVWDAATEERIVDEVVLRDGEMVTFDDRLVLHDVSPLVPSGEVTDAYRDVIILTFPDHSKTLEHGKVVAESQKGGSS, encoded by the coding sequence ATGGAAAAGACGACGACGCGCCTGGTCGAGATAACCAGGCCCGACGTGGACCTGGCCGAACTGCAACGGACCTTCGACGGCATTCCGCGCGACCCGTACCTGAAGGTCGGCGTCCGACACCGCACCCAGTCCCGCTTCCGGTACGAACCCGACCGGCTCGTGCTGCTCGACCGGGTCGACCTCTACCAGAGTTCCGACATCAACCCTCTGGAGCAGTACGGCGGCATCGTCCGGACGTACCCGGACATGCCGGCGTGGGTACAGACGAGCCCGGCCTTCCGCGCCTTCATCGACCACTGGCTGTCGCTGGTACCGGTACCGGTGACCGAGTTCTCCGCGCACCAGATCCGTACGGTGGGCGACGGGTCGCCGGTGCCGGAGGGCCGCCACCGCGACGGCTACGAGTACGTGGCCGTGTTCGTGGCGAAGCGGCACGGCATCACCGACGACTGCGCCCGCACGACCGTATGGGACGCGGCCACCGAGGAGCGGATCGTCGACGAGGTGGTCCTCCGCGACGGTGAGATGGTCACCTTCGACGACCGGCTCGTGCTGCACGACGTTTCCCCGCTGGTGCCGTCCGGCGAGGTCACCGACGCCTACCGGGACGTGATCATCCTGACCTTCCCGGACCACAGCAAGACGCTGGAGCACGGCAAGGTCGTCGCGGAATCGCAGAAGGGTGGGTCGTCGTGA
- a CDS encoding cupin domain-containing protein: MTTVHEWFAPASAGPGSEVIPGYHGRFVHGEHLTVAHWTAVAGAEVPLHDHPHEQMVNCIRGSFEMRVGDQTFMMGPGDTVVIPGGVPHSALAHTDVYCIDVFHPVREDYRL; this comes from the coding sequence GTGACCACGGTCCACGAATGGTTCGCGCCGGCCTCGGCCGGCCCCGGCAGCGAAGTCATCCCCGGCTACCACGGCCGGTTCGTGCACGGCGAGCACCTGACCGTGGCGCACTGGACGGCGGTCGCCGGCGCCGAGGTCCCGCTGCACGACCACCCGCACGAGCAGATGGTCAACTGCATCCGGGGCAGCTTCGAGATGCGCGTCGGCGACCAGACCTTCATGATGGGCCCGGGAGACACCGTCGTCATTCCCGGCGGCGTTCCACATTCGGCGCTCGCACACACCGATGTGTACTGCATCGACGTGTTCCATCCGGTCCGCGAGGACTACCGGCTCTAG
- a CDS encoding LysE family translocator has protein sequence MTAAILAFLVFAVSASLSPGPNNLLMAASGSSRGFVRSVPAILGVSVGFLVLLLISATGAAAVLTGNDRLVLALKLVGGAYLLYLAWKLATAPGVLVVPSDDDGRGDRVPAAGQEAAPDHPAAPTGDTGPARTVSRRAATAAPGWQVGFLHMLVLQFANPKAWAMALSTVVTFQPSFPGWAGFVLLCLLFTIVNLFANSAWALLGQGIGSFLDRPQRIRAFNVAAGVLLAASVLTIML, from the coding sequence ATGACCGCCGCCATCCTCGCGTTCCTGGTGTTCGCCGTCTCCGCATCCCTGTCGCCGGGGCCGAACAACCTGCTCATGGCGGCGTCCGGGTCCAGCCGGGGCTTCGTCCGCTCCGTACCGGCCATTCTCGGCGTCTCGGTCGGCTTCCTTGTCCTGCTGCTCATCAGCGCGACCGGGGCGGCCGCCGTACTGACCGGCAACGACCGACTGGTCCTCGCCCTCAAACTGGTCGGTGGCGCCTACCTGCTGTACCTCGCATGGAAACTCGCGACCGCCCCGGGCGTTCTCGTCGTGCCGTCCGACGACGACGGCCGGGGCGACCGGGTGCCAGCGGCAGGGCAGGAGGCCGCACCGGACCACCCTGCGGCGCCGACCGGCGACACCGGCCCCGCCCGCACCGTCAGCCGGCGGGCGGCCACCGCCGCCCCCGGCTGGCAGGTCGGGTTCCTGCACATGCTGGTGCTGCAGTTCGCCAACCCCAAGGCCTGGGCGATGGCGCTGTCCACCGTCGTGACCTTCCAGCCGTCGTTTCCCGGTTGGGCCGGCTTCGTCCTGCTCTGCCTGCTGTTCACGATCGTCAACCTGTTCGCGAACAGCGCCTGGGCACTGCTCGGCCAGGGCATCGGATCGTTCCTGGACCGACCACAGCGGATCCGGGCGTTCAACGTCGCGGCCGGCGTGCTGCTCGCCGCCTCGGTCCTGACCATCATGCTCTGA
- a CDS encoding Ig domain-containing protein gives MAPATRHHRLSTRRLRPARRRRRLFSVLAVTTATLLAGGLAVPQAFAAPGQVRPFVDCIQERPDGTGVYTIYFGYEAGAQQLLEFGDANQVYPGLGYQGQPSVFNVGHYPRVFAAVFNANAFPAVAWSVDGQEAVATLDSPRCAAGLTAPASDVTGTTAVLNGVVTAVGPATTATFEWGPTPGYGQTSPVGPVTGTGVQLVRAELTGLTPLTTYHFRLRITDGTGTTTGARSSFTTPAAPLAVTTESLEPGRVGRWYKSELSATGGEGPYRWRMVAGAGPLPPGLTLNGRTGAIVGHPSRARTFTFTVKVIDANGITATRTLSITTSRQQP, from the coding sequence ATGGCTCCGGCCACCCGCCACCACCGACTTTCCACCCGCAGGCTCCGGCCGGCCCGACGACGACGCCGGCTGTTCTCCGTGCTCGCGGTGACAACGGCGACCCTGCTGGCCGGCGGCCTGGCGGTGCCACAGGCGTTCGCCGCACCAGGTCAGGTCCGGCCGTTCGTGGACTGCATCCAGGAGCGGCCCGACGGTACCGGCGTCTACACCATCTACTTCGGATACGAGGCGGGCGCCCAGCAGTTGCTGGAGTTCGGCGACGCGAACCAGGTGTATCCGGGTCTCGGATACCAGGGTCAGCCGAGCGTCTTCAACGTCGGCCACTACCCCCGGGTGTTCGCGGCGGTCTTCAACGCCAATGCCTTCCCCGCGGTGGCCTGGTCCGTCGACGGGCAGGAGGCGGTCGCGACTCTCGACTCGCCGCGCTGCGCGGCCGGGCTGACCGCGCCGGCCAGCGACGTGACCGGCACGACGGCCGTACTCAACGGCGTGGTCACCGCCGTCGGCCCGGCGACCACCGCCACCTTCGAGTGGGGTCCGACCCCCGGGTACGGCCAGACGTCACCGGTCGGTCCGGTCACCGGCACCGGGGTGCAACTGGTCCGGGCCGAGTTGACCGGGCTGACCCCGCTGACGACGTACCATTTCCGGCTGCGCATCACCGACGGCACCGGCACCACGACCGGCGCACGGTCGAGCTTCACCACGCCCGCCGCACCGCTGGCCGTCACCACCGAGTCGCTCGAACCCGGCCGGGTCGGCCGCTGGTACAAGTCGGAGCTGTCCGCGACCGGTGGCGAGGGGCCGTACCGCTGGCGGATGGTGGCGGGCGCGGGCCCGTTGCCGCCCGGGTTGACCCTCAACGGCAGGACCGGTGCGATCGTCGGGCACCCGAGCCGGGCCAGGACCTTCACCTTCACCGTCAAGGTGATCGACGCGAACGGGATCACCGCGACCCGGACCCTCTCGATCACCACCAGCCGCCAACAGCCGTGA
- a CDS encoding NB-ARC domain-containing protein, producing MSAEHDRGGFGQLVSSLRVAAGLTQEELAERTGLSVRAVSDLERNRVARPRRATITRLAAAFGLSEEELQRFRSAARPGPQPEVRRPLSLRPAQLPMDIPDFVGRSTLVDEISAELATAGRSGSPVVYAFSGPPGVGKSTLAVHVAHRVREHFPDGQIFADLGGVAATGPVTAGALTAAVLRAFGVTGRELPDETAERVGLLRSVLADRRALLVLDDAAAEEQVRAVLPGTAGGALLVTSRHPLAGLAGARFVAVGVLTPAESLALLGTITGARRVSADVDAAGDVTRHCGHLPLAVRVVGARLAVAPGVPIGVLRDQLAVESQRLDGLTAGDLGVRASISLSVDLLAAPARRALPLLSLLDAPTLTGWAAAAVLDTDPSEALDALVRASLLDAVPAESEVGGGRAGYRFHDLIRAYGRETAAAELDAGVRTAAVRRGIRAYAAMADTASRHLPGDTLRAPRPMSTTPVDDDADPALAADPLGWFDVQRPALLAAIGQGLATDDTLAAVAIADAMVDYWATRGLFDEWRDVAERTLRRCEALGDAAGTARMAHRLAEWHVVRQQFDRADVLLARALTLAAEIGDPAGQANALLLLGANDRSAGRLADASARLATAAELFAAAGMPTGTGHALVQAAVAIGPGVSWLVRCSGSVGPWRSSGEAATSGARPRHCWVPGSPIWPPVRWTRRPRRLPRRRRPPGVPMIGGCGHRCWPRWGTCG from the coding sequence GTGTCGGCGGAGCACGATCGGGGCGGGTTCGGGCAGCTCGTCAGCTCGCTGCGGGTCGCCGCCGGCCTGACCCAGGAGGAGCTGGCCGAGCGGACCGGGCTCAGCGTACGGGCCGTCAGTGACCTGGAGCGCAACCGCGTAGCCCGGCCCCGCCGGGCGACGATCACCCGACTGGCCGCCGCGTTCGGTCTCAGCGAGGAAGAGCTGCAGCGGTTCCGGTCCGCCGCCCGGCCCGGCCCGCAACCCGAGGTACGGCGGCCGCTGTCGCTGCGGCCGGCGCAGTTGCCGATGGACATCCCGGACTTCGTCGGCCGGTCCACCCTCGTCGACGAGATCAGCGCCGAACTGGCCACAGCGGGCAGGTCGGGCAGTCCGGTCGTGTACGCCTTCTCCGGCCCGCCGGGCGTCGGCAAGAGCACGCTCGCCGTCCACGTTGCCCACCGGGTGCGGGAGCACTTCCCGGACGGGCAGATCTTCGCCGACCTTGGCGGCGTCGCCGCCACCGGTCCGGTGACCGCCGGCGCGCTGACCGCTGCCGTACTGCGCGCGTTCGGGGTCACCGGCCGGGAGTTGCCCGACGAGACGGCAGAGCGGGTCGGCCTGCTCCGCTCCGTTCTGGCCGACCGGCGGGCGCTGCTGGTCCTCGACGACGCGGCGGCCGAGGAACAGGTCCGCGCGGTGCTGCCCGGCACCGCTGGCGGCGCGCTGCTGGTCACCAGCCGGCATCCGCTGGCGGGGCTGGCCGGGGCGCGGTTCGTCGCCGTCGGGGTGCTGACCCCGGCGGAGTCGCTGGCGCTGCTGGGCACGATCACCGGGGCGCGGCGGGTGTCAGCCGACGTGGACGCGGCCGGTGACGTGACGCGGCACTGTGGACACCTGCCGCTCGCGGTACGGGTGGTGGGTGCCCGGCTGGCGGTCGCGCCCGGCGTACCGATCGGCGTGTTGCGTGACCAGTTGGCGGTCGAGTCGCAGCGGCTCGACGGGTTGACCGCCGGCGACCTCGGGGTACGGGCGAGCATCTCGCTCAGCGTCGACCTGCTTGCGGCGCCCGCCCGCCGGGCGTTGCCGCTGCTCAGCCTGCTCGACGCGCCGACGCTGACCGGTTGGGCGGCGGCAGCGGTGCTGGACACCGACCCGTCCGAGGCGCTCGACGCGCTGGTGCGGGCCAGCCTGCTCGACGCGGTGCCGGCTGAGAGCGAGGTCGGCGGTGGCCGGGCCGGCTACCGGTTCCATGACCTGATCCGGGCGTACGGGCGGGAGACGGCGGCGGCCGAGCTGGACGCCGGGGTGCGGACCGCCGCCGTCCGCCGGGGCATCCGGGCGTACGCGGCGATGGCCGACACGGCCAGCAGGCACCTGCCCGGCGACACGCTGCGCGCGCCCCGGCCGATGTCGACCACACCGGTCGACGACGACGCGGATCCGGCACTGGCGGCCGACCCGCTGGGCTGGTTCGATGTGCAGCGGCCGGCGCTGCTTGCCGCGATCGGTCAAGGCCTGGCGACGGATGACACCCTGGCAGCGGTTGCCATCGCCGACGCGATGGTCGACTACTGGGCAACCCGAGGGCTCTTCGACGAGTGGCGGGACGTGGCCGAGCGGACGCTGCGGCGCTGCGAGGCCCTTGGCGACGCCGCCGGCACCGCCCGGATGGCGCACCGGCTGGCCGAGTGGCACGTCGTACGCCAACAGTTCGACCGGGCCGATGTCCTGCTGGCCCGGGCGTTGACGCTGGCTGCGGAGATCGGCGACCCGGCCGGCCAGGCGAACGCGTTGCTGCTGCTCGGCGCGAACGACCGCAGCGCCGGACGGCTCGCCGACGCCAGCGCTCGGCTGGCCACCGCAGCCGAGCTGTTCGCCGCCGCCGGCATGCCCACCGGTACGGGACACGCGCTGGTGCAGGCGGCGGTCGCGATCGGACCCGGGGTGAGCTGGCTGGTGCGGTGCAGCGGTTCGGTCGGGCCCTGGCGATCTTCCGGAGAAGCGGCGACCAGCGGGGCACGGCCCAGGCACTGCTGGGTGCCGGGCTCACCCATCTGGCCGCCGGTACGTTGGACGCGGCGGCCGAGGCGCTTGCCGAGGCGTCGACGGCCGCCGGGCGTACCGATGATCGGCGGTTGCGGGCACAGGTGCTGGCCACGCTGGGGGACCTGCGGCTGA
- a CDS encoding DUF4184 family protein, with protein MPFTGSHVAAVLPLTRTAWLVPSALVIGSMVPDLPYFLPLPVDATLTHSLVGVLTVDVILGLLAVAVWHGLLVRFLTAISPAPLRKRLPPPAARRPRSAHRVAMLVASLVLGASTHVLWDSFTHDGMWGATHIDWLAEPHFGTAGYRWAQRVSSVVGAAVVTVWLVRWWRTRPPAARPAATQPPPAGRLLIVSAWTTIGLAAAGGLALAAAGAPTPQRMVFLAVTYAGGAGLATVTVLAAAAALPRAVRLLRHRDAPST; from the coding sequence ATGCCGTTCACGGGTAGCCACGTCGCGGCGGTACTGCCGCTGACCCGGACGGCGTGGCTGGTCCCCTCGGCCCTGGTGATCGGGAGCATGGTCCCCGACCTTCCCTACTTCCTGCCGCTGCCGGTGGACGCGACACTGACCCACTCGCTCGTCGGTGTCCTCACCGTCGACGTGATCCTGGGTCTGCTGGCGGTGGCCGTGTGGCACGGGCTGCTGGTCCGCTTCCTGACTGCCATCTCGCCGGCTCCGCTACGCAAGCGCCTGCCACCGCCCGCGGCCCGGCGGCCGAGGTCGGCGCACCGGGTGGCGATGCTGGTTGCCTCGCTCGTGCTCGGGGCGTCGACCCATGTGCTGTGGGACTCGTTCACCCACGACGGCATGTGGGGCGCCACGCACATCGACTGGCTGGCCGAACCACACTTCGGCACGGCCGGCTATCGCTGGGCGCAGCGGGTGAGCAGCGTCGTCGGCGCGGCCGTCGTCACGGTCTGGCTGGTCCGATGGTGGCGTACGCGGCCGCCTGCGGCCAGACCCGCAGCCACGCAACCGCCACCGGCCGGTCGGCTGCTCATCGTGTCCGCGTGGACGACCATCGGGCTCGCCGCCGCCGGTGGTCTCGCTCTGGCCGCCGCTGGTGCCCCGACGCCCCAGCGCATGGTGTTCCTGGCCGTCACCTATGCCGGCGGCGCCGGTCTGGCGACCGTGACCGTCCTCGCTGCCGCCGCCGCGCTGCCTCGCGCCGTACGGCTCCTCCGCCACCGGGACGCGCCGTCGACGTGA